The Nocardioides sp. S-1144 genome includes a region encoding these proteins:
- a CDS encoding SDR family NAD(P)-dependent oxidoreductase: MKTLHDKVVVITGAGSGIGRALALHTAAQGSLLALSDVDEAGLAETVRLVEAAGVAKVRGDRLDVADRDAFARYALDVVEDFGRVNVVVNNAGVALAGDLTDLEYGDMDWIMGINFWGVVHGTKEFLPHLIASGDGHVVNLSSLFGLISMPGQSMYNASKYAVRGMTEALREEMLVAGHPVGVTAVHPGGIKTAIARNARYSAKEDGAASARLFDKKLARMTPEKAAAIIVRGIERNQARVLVGIDAHALHHLAKLTGSRYQDLVARASKKVVPDKATIV, encoded by the coding sequence ATGAAGACCCTCCACGACAAGGTCGTCGTCATCACCGGCGCCGGCTCCGGCATCGGCCGGGCCCTCGCGCTGCACACCGCGGCCCAGGGCTCGCTGCTCGCCCTCTCGGACGTCGACGAGGCCGGTCTCGCCGAGACCGTGCGCCTGGTCGAGGCCGCCGGCGTCGCGAAGGTGCGCGGCGACCGGCTCGACGTCGCCGACCGCGACGCGTTCGCCCGCTACGCCCTCGACGTCGTCGAGGACTTCGGCCGGGTCAACGTCGTGGTCAACAACGCCGGCGTCGCGCTGGCCGGCGACCTGACCGACCTCGAGTACGGCGACATGGACTGGATCATGGGGATCAACTTCTGGGGTGTCGTGCACGGCACCAAGGAGTTCCTCCCCCACCTCATCGCCAGCGGTGACGGGCACGTCGTCAACCTGTCGTCGCTGTTCGGGCTGATCTCGATGCCCGGCCAGTCGATGTACAACGCCTCCAAGTACGCCGTGCGCGGGATGACCGAGGCACTGCGGGAGGAGATGCTGGTCGCGGGTCACCCGGTCGGCGTCACCGCCGTCCACCCCGGCGGCATCAAGACCGCGATCGCCCGCAACGCCCGGTACTCCGCGAAGGAGGACGGCGCCGCCTCGGCGCGGCTGTTCGACAAGAAGCTGGCCCGGATGACGCCGGAGAAGGCCGCGGCGATCATCGTGCGCGGCATCGAGCGGAACCAGGCGCGGGTCCTCGTCGGCATCGACGCCCACGCCCTGCACCACCTCGCCAAGCTCACCGGCTCGCGCTACCAGGACCTCGTCGCCCGCGCGTCCAAGAAGGTCGTGCCCGACAAGGCGACCATCGTCTGA